In a genomic window of Callithrix jacchus isolate 240 chromosome 22, calJac240_pri, whole genome shotgun sequence:
- the KLK15 gene encoding kallikrein-15: MSCREKGERYGNVSAKGVWPNNWVGGDAAPENWKNREGGLQPNPGSSSTMWLLPLSFLLTSTGEVAPAQDGGKLLEGEECVPHSQPWQVALYERGRFNCGASLISPHWVLSAAHCQSRFMRVRLGEHNLRKRDGPEQLRTTSRVIPHPRYEKRSHRHDIMLLRLVQPARLTPQVRPVVLPMRCPHPGEACVVSGWGLVSHNEPGTTGRPQSQVSLPDTLHCANISIISDASCDKNYPGRLTNTMVCAGAEGRGAKSCEGDSGGPLVCGGVLQGIVSWGDVPCDNTTKPGVYTKVCRYVKWIRETMKRN, encoded by the exons ATGAGCTGCAGAGAAAAAGGGGAGAGATACGGCAATGTCAGTGCCAAGGGCGTCTGGCCAAATAACTGGGTGGGCGGTGACGCTgcccctgagaactggaagaaCAGGGAAGGAGG ACTGCAGCCGAACCCTGGGTCCTCCTCTACAATGtggcttctccctctctccttcctgctgacATCCACAGGTGAGGTGGCCCCAG CTCAGGATGGCGGCAAGTTGCTGGAAGGTGAGGAGTGTGTACCCCACTCCCAGCCGTGGCAAGTGGCCCTCTACGAGCGTGGTCGCTTTAACTGTGGCGCTTCCCTCATCTCCCCACACTGGGTGCTGTCTGCGGCCCACTGCCAAAGCCG CTTCATGAGAGTGCGCCTGGGAGAGCACAACCTGCGCAAGCGCGATGGCCCAGAGCAACTAAGGACCACATCTCGGGTCATCCCACACCCGCGCTACGAAAAGCGCAGCCACCGCCATGACATCATGTTGCTGCGTCTAGTCCAGCCCGCACGCCTGACCCCCCAGGTGCGCCCCGTGGTGCTACCCATGCGTTGCCCCCACCCAGGGGAGGCCTGTGTGGTGTCTGGCTGGGGCCTGGTGTCCCACAACGAGCCTGGGACCACAGGGAGACCCCAGTCACAAG TGAGTCTCCCAGATACGTTGCATTGTGCCAACATCAGCATTATCTCCGATGCATCTTGTGACAAGAACTACCCGGGGCGCCTGACGAACACCATGGTTTGTGCAGGCGCAGAGGGCAGAGGCGCGAAATCCTGTGAG GGTGACTCCGGGGGACCCCTGGTCTGTGGGGGCGTCCTACAGGGCATTGTGTCCTGGGGTGACGTCCCTTGTGACAATACCACCAAGCCTGGTGTCTATACCAAAGTCTGCCGCTACGTGAAATGGATCAGAGAAACCATGAAGAGGAACTGA
- the KLK1 gene encoding kallikrein-1, translating to MWFLVLCLALSLGGIGAVPPIQSRIVGGWDCKPHSQPWQAALYHYSTFQCGGVLVHPQWVLTAAHCISDHYQLWLGRHDLFENEDTAQFVLVSKSFPHPDFNMSLLKNHTRLPGEDYSHDLMLLQLKQPVQITDAVKVVELPTEGTEVGSTCLASGWGSIKPEKFSFPDILQCVDLKILPNDECDKAHTQEVTEFMLCAGSLKDGQDTCVGDSGGPLTCDGVLQGITSWGYIPCGSPNKPSVFVRVLSYMKWINDTIADNS from the exons ATGTGGTTCCTGGTCCTGTGCCTCGCCCTGTCCCTGGGGGGGATTG GTGCTGTGCCCCCGATTCAGTCCCGGATTGTGGGAGGCTGGGATTGTAAGCCGCATTCCCAACCCTGGCAGGCGGCTCTGTACCATTACAGCACCTTCCAGTGCGGGGGCGTCCTGGTGCACCCCCAGTGGGTGCTCACAGCTGCCCATTGCATCAGCGA CCATTACCAGCTCTGGCTGGGTCGCCATGACTTGtttgagaacgaagacacagccCAGTTTGTTCTTGTCAGTAAGAGCTTCCCACACCCTGACTTCAACATGAGCCTCCTGAAGAACCACACCCGCCTCCCAGGCGAGGACTATAGCCATGACCTCATGCTGCTCCAGCTGAAGCAGCCTGTCCAGATCACAGATGCTGTGAAGGTCGTGGAGTTGCCCACCGAGGGCACTGAAGTCGGGAGCACCTGTTTGGCCTCTGGCTGGGGCAGCATCAAACCAGAGAAGT TCTCATTTCCAGATATTCTCCAGTGTGTGGACCTCAAAATCCTGCCTAATGATGAGTGCGACAAAGCCCACACCCAGGAGGTGACAGAGTTCATGCTGTGTGCCGGATCCCTGAAAGATGGCCAAGATACCTGTGTG ggtgaCTCAGGGGGCCCACTGACCTGTGACGGTGTGCTCCAAGGTATCACATCATGGGGCTACATCCCTTGTGGCAGCCCCAATAAGCCTTCCGTCTTCGTGAGAGTGCTGTCATATATGAAGTGGATTAATGACACCATAGCAGACAACTCCTGA